GGTAAAGCGTGTCGAGCCAACGAAGCACTTAAAATCGGTTTATTAGATGCGATTGTAGACTCTGATACACTGCTTCAATCTGCTTTAGTCACCTTAGAGCAAGCTATCAATGAGCAATTAGACTGGCGTCAACGTCGTGAACAAAAAACGACAGCACTCAATCTAAGTAAACTCGAAGCGATGATGAGTTTCACCACAGCGAAAGGTCTCGTTGCGCAAAAAGCAGGCCCTCACTACCCAGCCCCAATGTCAGCAGTCAAAGCCATTGAGGAAAGCGCCAACTCAATGCGTAACGAAGCGCTAGATATTGAGCGTAAATACTTTATTCAGCTTGCCAAATCAACTGAAGCTAATGCCTTAGTTGGCTTGTTCCTAAATGATCAATACATTAAGTCTCTAGCCAAAAAATCAGCCAGATACGCAGAAAAAGAGACACAAAGAGCGGCGGTATTGGGCGCTGGAATAATGGGAGGCGGTATCGCCTACCAATCAGCCCTAAAAGGCGTCCCCGTGCTGATGAAAGACATTGCTCAAGCATCACTTGATTTAGGTATGCGTGAAGCATCGAAACTTCTCAACAAACGCCTTGAACGGAGCCGAATTGACGGTTTCAAAATGGCGGGCGTTCTCGCCTCAATTACGCCAAGTTTACATTATGCAGGTATTGAGCAAGCAGACGTCATCGTAGAGGCTGTGGTAGAAAATCCAAAAATTAAAGCAGCGGTATTAAGCGAGGTCGAGCAAAACATCACTGACGATACGGTAATTACTTCCAATACATCAACTATTCCAATCGATGTACTCGCCAAGTCTCTTAAACGACCTGAAAATTTCTGCGGTATGCATTTTTTCAACCCTGTGCATCGTATGCCATTGGTCGAAATTATTCGTGGTGAACAGACTTCCGAAGAGACCATCAATCGGGTGGTGGCCTATGCTGCCAAAATGGGCAAATCGCCAATCGTAGTGAATGACTGCCCTGGATTCTTCGTCAATCGCGTACTTTTTCCATACTTTGGCGGTTTCAGTTTATTGCTTCGAGATGGTGCGGATTTTACTCACATCGATAAAGTAATGGAGCGTCAATTTGGTTGGCCGATGGGGCCCGCTTATCTACTGGATGTAGTCGGGATCGATACAGCCCATCATGCACAAGATGTGATGGCTCAGGGTTTCCCAGACAGAATGGCGAAACAGCAGCGTGATGTTATCGATGTATTGTATGACGCAGGGAAATACGGACAAAAAAATGGTCACGGTTTTTACAGTTACAGCGTTGACCGCAAAGGGAAACCAAAGAAAACCTTCGATCCTGAAATTCTTTCGTCACTCAGTAGCGTGTGTAACGATCCACAACAATTTGATGATCAATCCATCATCGCTCGCACCATGATTCCAATGATCAACGAAGTGGTGTTATGCCTTGAGCAAGGTATTGTTGCCTCGCCGCAAGAAGCAGATATGGCGCTGGTCTATGGCCTGGGATTCCCTCCATTTAGAGGTGGCGTTTTCCGCTATCTCGATACGATTGGACTCAACAATTACATCGAACAAGCAAAAGCGTTTGAAAATTTAGGTGCCATGTACCAAGTACCGCAGCTGCTCATCGATATGG
Above is a window of Vibrio taketomensis DNA encoding:
- the fadB gene encoding fatty acid oxidation complex subunit alpha FadB; translation: MIYQANNLYVKEVKPNIAELCFSSDGPVNKLDLATLQSLDAALDAILKTNHLQGLLLTTDKDAFIVGADITEFLGLFALAENELDQWLQMANKIFSKLEDLPFPTLSAVKGHTLGGGCECVLATDYRIGDKTTSIGLPETKLGIMPGFGGSVRLPRLIGADSAMEIITQGKACRANEALKIGLLDAIVDSDTLLQSALVTLEQAINEQLDWRQRREQKTTALNLSKLEAMMSFTTAKGLVAQKAGPHYPAPMSAVKAIEESANSMRNEALDIERKYFIQLAKSTEANALVGLFLNDQYIKSLAKKSARYAEKETQRAAVLGAGIMGGGIAYQSALKGVPVLMKDIAQASLDLGMREASKLLNKRLERSRIDGFKMAGVLASITPSLHYAGIEQADVIVEAVVENPKIKAAVLSEVEQNITDDTVITSNTSTIPIDVLAKSLKRPENFCGMHFFNPVHRMPLVEIIRGEQTSEETINRVVAYAAKMGKSPIVVNDCPGFFVNRVLFPYFGGFSLLLRDGADFTHIDKVMERQFGWPMGPAYLLDVVGIDTAHHAQDVMAQGFPDRMAKQQRDVIDVLYDAGKYGQKNGHGFYSYSVDRKGKPKKTFDPEILSSLSSVCNDPQQFDDQSIIARTMIPMINEVVLCLEQGIVASPQEADMALVYGLGFPPFRGGVFRYLDTIGLNNYIEQAKAFENLGAMYQVPQLLIDMAAKSECFYASQQKSSI